A region from the Salicibibacter cibarius genome encodes:
- a CDS encoding YqgQ family protein, which translates to MKINSIHDIRQLLLNYHSVIYTRDPQADIILMEEELSMLKETGLLEAEDYYACKLVLQAEQRKLE; encoded by the coding sequence ATGAAAATTAATTCTATCCACGATATACGCCAGTTATTGTTAAACTATCATTCGGTGATCTATACGAGAGATCCACAAGCGGATATTATCCTGATGGAAGAAGAATTGTCCATGTTAAAAGAAACTGGGCTATTGGAGGCAGAGGATTATTATGCTTGCAAACTTGTTTTGCAGGCGGAGCAACGAAAATTGGAATAA
- the rocF gene encoding arginase, which translates to MQKKNISILGVPLDLGQNRRGVDMGPSAIRYAGVRERLEALGYNVCDHGDVTVPNRYGQETEDHLKHLQAVVETNRTLAKKMEDITSNNATPLVLGGDHSIAIGSLAGIARQYQNLGVIWYDAHGDLNTMETSPSGNIHGMPLAVSLGLGHKSLTGIAGETPAIKPENIVIIGARALDDAEKALIQKYNIKVFTMHEVDRLGMSEVINQTNAYLSDCDGIHVSLDLDGLDPIDAPGVGTPVVGGLSYRESHLAMEMLEETENVTSCEFVEVNPILDEKNKTAEAAVALIGSLFGEKIR; encoded by the coding sequence TTGCAAAAGAAAAACATTTCGATTTTGGGTGTGCCCTTGGATTTAGGACAAAATCGCAGGGGTGTTGATATGGGCCCGAGCGCGATCCGTTATGCAGGGGTGCGCGAGCGTTTGGAAGCGCTCGGTTACAATGTCTGTGACCATGGAGATGTGACTGTCCCGAATCGCTACGGGCAAGAAACTGAGGACCATTTAAAGCATTTGCAAGCCGTTGTCGAGACGAATCGAACATTGGCAAAGAAAATGGAGGACATCACGTCAAACAATGCCACCCCACTTGTGCTCGGCGGTGACCACAGCATTGCCATTGGAAGCCTCGCGGGCATTGCAAGGCAGTATCAAAATCTCGGTGTGATTTGGTACGATGCCCACGGAGATTTGAACACGATGGAAACTTCCCCTTCCGGAAACATTCACGGAATGCCTCTGGCCGTTAGTTTAGGACTTGGCCACAAATCCCTAACGGGCATTGCCGGAGAAACACCTGCGATCAAGCCCGAAAACATCGTGATTATTGGAGCGCGCGCATTGGATGATGCTGAAAAAGCGCTCATTCAAAAGTACAACATAAAAGTGTTCACGATGCATGAAGTCGACCGTTTGGGGATGAGTGAAGTAATCAATCAGACGAACGCTTACTTGAGCGATTGTGACGGCATTCATGTAAGCTTGGATTTGGACGGGCTTGATCCTATTGATGCCCCCGGAGTGGGAACCCCGGTCGTCGGCGGTTTATCTTACCGGGAAAGCCATTTGGCCATGGAAATGTTGGAGGAAACGGAAAACGTTACCTCGTGCGAGTTTGTGGAGGTGAATCCGATCCTCGATGAAAAAAACAAAACGGCAGAAGCGGCTGTTGCACTTATCGGGTCATTATTTGGTGAAAAAATAAGGTGA
- the aspA gene encoding aspartate ammonia-lyase codes for MEYRIERDYLGEKQVPKEAYYGIQTVRAQENFPITGYPPHKSLIQAFGFVKKAAAMANRDVGGLNETLASAIIKAAEEVIAGDLNDAFVVDAIQGGAGTSFNMNANEVIANRAIEIMGYEKGDYNRLSPNTHVNMAQSTNDAFPTAIHIAALKLSEGLQNVLEEVIDTLKKKEKSFDDVIKMGRTHLQDAVPIRLGQEMGAYRRMLERDLHRIERAVDNLNVVNMGATAVGTGLNAEPEYIETVAKYLADLTGLKLKSAEDLVDATANTDAYTELSGSLKVLAINLSKMSNDLRLMSSGPRTGLNEINLPPRQPGSSIMPGKVNPVMCEVVNQISFQVIGNDHTISLASESGQLEINVMGPVLVFNLLQSLSVLENGLNVFRNHALEGITANREEAKEMVHKSVGIITAINPHVGYEVASRVAKEALDSGRSVKDICVERGILSEEELEEILDPQEMTNPGIAGARFME; via the coding sequence ATGGAATATCGTATAGAACGGGATTATTTGGGCGAAAAACAAGTGCCGAAAGAGGCATATTATGGAATCCAAACGGTACGTGCGCAAGAAAATTTTCCGATTACGGGTTATCCACCCCACAAATCATTAATTCAAGCGTTTGGTTTCGTGAAAAAAGCCGCTGCAATGGCGAATAGAGACGTTGGCGGTTTGAACGAAACACTTGCAAGCGCGATTATCAAGGCAGCAGAAGAGGTCATCGCAGGCGATCTCAACGATGCATTTGTCGTGGATGCCATTCAGGGCGGTGCCGGTACCTCGTTTAACATGAATGCAAATGAAGTTATTGCAAATCGGGCGATTGAAATAATGGGATATGAAAAGGGAGACTATAACCGGTTAAGCCCTAACACGCACGTGAATATGGCGCAATCGACGAATGACGCCTTTCCGACAGCCATTCATATCGCGGCGTTGAAGCTTTCCGAGGGATTGCAAAATGTGCTTGAAGAAGTGATTGACACGCTGAAGAAGAAGGAAAAATCCTTCGATGATGTGATCAAAATGGGGCGCACCCACCTGCAAGATGCTGTTCCGATTCGACTTGGCCAGGAAATGGGCGCTTATCGACGCATGCTGGAAAGGGACCTTCATAGAATTGAACGGGCAGTGGATAATTTAAATGTCGTCAATATGGGCGCAACAGCCGTCGGTACGGGGTTGAATGCCGAGCCCGAATACATTGAAACGGTGGCAAAATACTTGGCCGATTTGACGGGGCTCAAATTAAAAAGCGCCGAAGACCTTGTCGATGCTACGGCAAATACCGATGCATACACAGAACTTTCCGGCTCGTTAAAAGTGCTGGCGATCAACCTTTCCAAAATGTCCAATGATTTACGTTTGATGAGCTCGGGACCGCGGACAGGATTAAATGAAATCAATCTTCCGCCTCGCCAGCCGGGATCATCGATAATGCCCGGAAAAGTGAATCCGGTCATGTGCGAAGTCGTCAATCAAATATCTTTCCAAGTCATCGGGAATGACCACACTATTAGCTTGGCCTCTGAATCCGGGCAATTGGAGATCAACGTGATGGGGCCTGTGCTCGTGTTTAACTTATTACAATCGTTATCCGTACTGGAAAACGGGTTGAATGTTTTCAGAAACCATGCCCTGGAAGGCATCACGGCCAATCGGGAAGAAGCGAAAGAAATGGTACATAAAAGCGTTGGGATTATTACAGCCATTAACCCCCACGTAGGTTATGAAGTCGCTTCCCGGGTAGCAAAAGAAGCGCTTGACTCCGGTCGCTCGGTGAAAGATATTTGTGTCGAGCGCGGAATATTATCCGAGGAAGAACTGGAAGAGATTCTTGATCCCCAGGAGATGACCAATCCCGGAATCGCGGGAGCAAGATTTATGGAATAA
- a CDS encoding helix-turn-helix domain-containing protein, with the protein MKIGDQIQKLREKENLSREKLAQQLYITRQAVYKWENDLGYPDIQNLIHLSELFEISLDELIKGDHSFQKNIKVKGGTGLFSNRRLLSSLNYFSLFFAPVVFPIITIIAGTAEIKKHGKRALVSQLIPAPLYAVMILFLNLITTEQGYLVFEISGTIFVMLTLLGVAIWNVVQGIKVLRGQRNGNQ; encoded by the coding sequence ATGAAAATAGGGGATCAGATTCAAAAGCTACGTGAAAAGGAAAATCTTTCCCGAGAAAAATTGGCTCAGCAGCTTTATATAACGCGACAGGCTGTTTACAAATGGGAGAATGATTTGGGGTATCCTGATATCCAAAATTTAATCCATTTAAGTGAGCTGTTTGAAATCAGTTTGGATGAACTCATTAAAGGAGACCATAGCTTCCAGAAAAATATCAAAGTAAAAGGAGGCACAGGACTTTTTTCCAACCGACGCCTTTTATCTTCCCTCAACTACTTCAGTTTGTTCTTTGCTCCTGTGGTGTTCCCCATTATTACCATAATAGCGGGAACCGCTGAAATTAAAAAACATGGAAAAAGAGCATTGGTTTCTCAATTGATTCCTGCTCCTTTGTACGCGGTTATGATCCTATTTTTAAACCTTATCACGACTGAGCAAGGCTATTTGGTTTTTGAGATTAGCGGCACCATTTTCGTTATGCTCACGCTTCTTGGTGTTGCCATCTGGAATGTTGTACAAGGGATCAAGGTTTTAAGGGGGCAAAGAAATGGAAACCAATGA
- a CDS encoding ABC transporter ATP-binding protein, with product METNEPVMQVKNVSKVLGEKRAVNNVNFDLYPGEVFGLLGPNGAGKTTAIRMMVGLISMTEGQVLIKGASIDKDFEEAISHVGAIVENPEMYDYLTGHQNLLHYARMAGDVSEKRMYEIIELVGLENTIDNKVKTYSLGMRQRLGLAQALVHSPALLILDEPTNGLDPEGIREFRQHLKKLTQEEGMAVLVSSHLLAEMELMCDRVGIIHHGKLLTVQSIHDFGEPEKDLVVSMTVDRVDIADQAFKHTFPKHSCEVQEKTIDVRIDDEQIPQVIKCFVENDVNIYRVRTKAKTLEDTFLEWTGGQQIV from the coding sequence ATGGAAACCAATGAACCGGTGATGCAAGTAAAAAACGTTAGTAAGGTTTTAGGTGAAAAGAGGGCCGTTAACAACGTCAATTTTGATCTATATCCTGGTGAAGTATTCGGTTTATTAGGGCCGAATGGGGCAGGCAAAACGACCGCCATCCGTATGATGGTGGGCTTAATTTCGATGACAGAAGGCCAGGTATTGATAAAGGGGGCAAGCATTGACAAAGATTTTGAAGAAGCGATATCTCATGTAGGTGCCATTGTCGAAAACCCTGAAATGTATGATTATTTAACGGGGCATCAAAACCTGCTTCATTATGCACGTATGGCTGGAGATGTCTCAGAAAAACGCATGTACGAAATCATCGAATTGGTTGGACTGGAAAATACGATTGATAACAAAGTAAAAACCTATTCGCTGGGCATGCGTCAGCGTTTAGGATTAGCACAAGCCCTGGTCCATTCCCCAGCCCTGCTTATTTTGGATGAACCAACCAATGGTTTGGATCCGGAAGGCATACGTGAATTCCGTCAGCATTTAAAAAAATTAACACAAGAAGAAGGGATGGCTGTTCTTGTATCCAGTCATTTGCTCGCCGAAATGGAATTGATGTGTGATCGTGTTGGCATTATTCACCATGGAAAATTGCTCACCGTTCAATCTATCCATGATTTTGGAGAACCAGAAAAAGATTTAGTCGTATCAATGACAGTCGATCGTGTTGATATAGCTGATCAGGCTTTTAAACATACGTTTCCAAAACATTCCTGCGAAGTACAGGAGAAAACGATTGACGTCCGTATAGACGACGAGCAAATTCCACAAGTCATCAAATGTTTTGTAGAAAATGACGTAAACATATATCGTGTGAGAACAAAGGCAAAGACACTAGAGGATACTTTTCTCGAATGGACAGGAGGTCAGCAAATTGTCTGA
- a CDS encoding ABC transporter permease, with amino-acid sequence MSEVFACIKNENMKIYRRVGPRIMIGIIIAAVCILALIQNYSPTPPASMWNFAYDNIEVFVAFIIMFAVIIAAGSISGEFSKGTIKLLLIRPINRSKILLSKYVASLMFSFIMLVLSITLSLVVGGMFFGFEAPSQANVTTMDGSTVENVLPHFTSSIAFVSVDILMMVTIGFMISTIFHNSALAIGVTIFLRFAGPNIVLALQQYDWAKYILFANLNLRQHIGGVPYLEGLTMTFSVITLIVYFFIFIILTWWIFNKKDVAT; translated from the coding sequence TTGTCTGAAGTATTCGCTTGCATTAAAAACGAAAACATGAAAATATATCGGCGTGTCGGTCCGCGAATAATGATAGGAATAATCATTGCTGCTGTGTGTATCCTTGCACTCATCCAAAATTATTCGCCTACACCTCCTGCATCGATGTGGAATTTTGCTTACGACAATATAGAAGTTTTCGTAGCCTTCATCATCATGTTTGCGGTGATTATCGCCGCCGGGAGTATTTCGGGCGAATTTTCGAAAGGCACCATTAAACTTTTACTCATCCGTCCTATCAATCGATCAAAAATATTATTGTCGAAGTATGTTGCATCCCTTATGTTTTCATTCATTATGCTCGTCCTTTCCATTACACTTTCACTTGTCGTTGGAGGCATGTTTTTCGGATTTGAGGCGCCATCGCAGGCGAATGTTACAACCATGGATGGCAGTACAGTGGAAAATGTTTTGCCACATTTCACAAGTTCTATTGCTTTTGTGAGTGTTGATATACTCATGATGGTCACCATTGGCTTCATGATTTCAACTATTTTTCATAATAGTGCGTTGGCAATTGGGGTCACAATCTTTTTAAGATTCGCCGGCCCTAATATTGTTTTGGCCCTTCAACAATATGATTGGGCAAAATATATCTTGTTTGCCAATTTGAATTTACGTCAGCATATCGGGGGTGTGCCATACCTCGAAGGATTAACAATGACATTCTCGGTGATTACGCTAATTGTTTACTTTTTTATTTTCATCATTTTAACTTGGTGGATTTTTAATAAGAAAGATGTGGCAACTTAA